CGcattttcattttcacACCTACTATCATGAACAAGGACATCGAAAAGACCGTCACAGAAATAAGGGGGAAGTTTGACACCTCCAAATTGTCGGATTTCATTACCAATGAGAATGCAATCAGCTCAAACCCACTGGTGTCCCTTGGTATCCACATACCCAAGTGGCAAGGTCCCCTTACTATCAAACAATTTGTATTCGGACAGTCCAATCCAACGTATTTGATTATTGAcgccaacaacaacttatcTGTGTTGAGAAGGAAGCCATTTCCAAACTCTAAGCTTGTTTCCAAGTCTGCTCATGCCATTGAAAGAGAATTCTTTATCATTAACGGTATTAACACTTTGAACGAAAGGAGTCTGAAGAAAGTCCCAGTCCCAGATACATACTTTTTGTGTGAAGACGAGTCCATTATTGGATATGTGTTTTACGTTATGGAGTACGTTGAAGGAGCACTGATCAAAAACCCCGATATGGGGGACCTTGCACCAGCCAAAAAAGACCAATTGTGGAATTCGATCATGGATACCATTACTGCGATTCACTCTTTGGACGCAGATAAGTTGATTGAACTGCTCCCAGAAAAACACTTTCCACAAttcaagaaacccaagTCGGTCACTGGTTCGTCTGCTTCGTACTTTGAAAGGCAGATGAAGACGTTGGCTGGTGTATCGAAGAAACAAGGTGAAACAGTAGAACCAATTCCACACTTTGATGTCATCACTCAGTATATCTTGAAAAATGCCCCCAAAGATCCAGTcaaaaagatgttgattCATGGCGATTGCAAGATCGACAACTTCTTATTTGACAAGcagttgaacaaagttATTGCAGTTTTGGACTGGGAATTGTGCACGTTTGGCCACCCCCTCTTCGACTTAGCTAACTTCTTGCAACCATTCCAAATCCCTAACGAATTGAATGCTCTTTTCTTTGCTCCTTTGGAGACCGATGTCGGAAAGGAGAACTCAGCTTCTTTGCAGTTAATTCAGGATAAATTAAAATTGTACAAACAAAAGTTGGGGTTTGTGTGGGATCCAAACGACCCATCGAACGATCCAGTAAAGAAATGGCAAGTTGGCTTCTTATTTGGACTAGTCAGGTTGTCGGTGATTTCGCAGGGAATTGCCATGAGAATCAAAAAGGGTTCTGCATCTTCTGCTAATGCTGCCGGTTTTGGTTCTTTATACCCCTACTTGGCGGAGCTTGTATTTGGGGACATTAGACCTCCAAAATTGTAGACACTCAATACACATTTGACGAATTTTTCGCAGTCGAAAAATCAACTCCGAATCTTTAAGACTCATGAACTTTGAACAGGCAAGAGAAGGCACTGGTTCAGTCAAGTGTCCGTTTCCCAACTGTGACACCAAAATCATTTCTTACACGGAGCCCTTACGTGAATCTGTTGTCCAAATTCCCAGTGCCCCTGAAATGGTGAATTTAGAAAAAACCCCTTCCTCATCCAAATTCTTTAGGATATCAGATATGTGGGACTTTGACAACATTGGCGTCTCAAGGCCCCTTGAGCAATATACTGACTTCAAGATTGACAGCCAGACCTTCGACATAGAGAGGATCTTGATATGCTCAGAGTGTGATAAAGGTCCCATTGGATTTGCTGGCCATTTCAATCACGACACCGAAAAACTGCCCAATACGCTAACGTATTTTTTGTCGTGTAACAGCATGGTCTACCTGGGTCAATGAGTTTTATAGCATTAAAAGTTGAATACGTATCAAAAAATAAACTAAAGTTTCTGCAAATTCTTCATGTCTGCAACCAAATCCAAGGCAATATGTCTGGCTATAGACATGGTGGTCACCATTGGATTAGCTCCACTAGCGGTTGGGAAAACACTGGCATCGGCAACAATGATGTTTTTACACTCGAAAAGTCTTCccttttgatcaacagCTCCCTGTTTTGGTCCTTTACCAGACATTCTACAAGAACTCATCTGGTGGGCTGAACCATACGCAGGCCCAAACGAGGAAAATCCAACCTTTTTGACCGCTTTACGCCATTCAACATAATCCTTATCGGTGATCTTTCTCTCgtgttttggttttgtcgATTTGAACTGTGGGGTCCAAGATTGACTacttttgatttcaataaCACCATCCATATACAACATATCAGCAGCAACCAAGAATCCTTCCAATAACGCATTGACATCAAACTTGTTCATAGTGTAGTCAACCAAGACCTTTTCTGGTTGTCTTGGGTCACTGTACACCTTCCCACTGCCCACATCTCTGGTAATGACCAACATGGCTGAAGTTTGGTTATATTTTAAAAGATCTGTTCTCAATTGGTCACTGTCATACCATGGCATGAAAGATGCCTCCATAAATGGGGCATGTAACACCGATTCGATTCTTGGACCGTGGTGTTTACCATCCAAGTCAGCCACTTCTGTACTCACAGCTGTCATTATTGGGTGATGAAAAGCTTCCATGTTTACTTCTTTGGGGTGAAAACCAATTGTACAAGTGACAGGATGCAATTTCAAATTGCTTCcgatatttttgtttttgaatCCTGAATCCTTCAATACGAGAGGTGTATTTAAGGTTCCGCCACTAACAATGAACTTTTTAGGACCTTTAATAGTGAACCTGAAACCAGTAGTTTTATCAAGGCAAAGAGCTGCAGTGGCTTTTCCATGTTTATGAATAATCTTAATTACTCTTACCTGGTCCAAGAATTTGCAACCTTTTTCTGCCGCGTCTCTGAGCCAACAAGCCTGACTGCCTTGCTTGATCCCATATTTGCATCCAAGATAGCAGAAACCACAGTCATGGTTTTTATGTAAGCCTGTATTCTGGCCAATGAGACTCGACTGATAGCCTAATCGTTCAGTACTATCCATGATAAGCTGATTTGAATGAGAGTGGTTGAGGTTTTCGTTACTTACGCCcatttgtttgaagacatAATCCATACAAGTGTCATAATCCTCTTGGgcaaagaaatcaactccaaagtCATCGTACCACTCTTTACGTACTTTGAACGGGGTTTTAAGAGAAGCCGACCAATTAACAGtggtaccaccaccaaaactAGAACCTGCTAAAAGGAAAAGCTCCTGGGTCTTGGTGGAAAAAGCCCCCGAGTTCTCATACAACTTCTTAAGACCTTCAGCATCgtcaaacacaaattcAGAAAAATCGTAGTACTTGGccttttccaacaccaaacaGTTATATCCCTCAGTCTGTAAAGTGTGGGCCACTACTCCAGCACCGGCACCACTTCCAATGATCAACGCATCGATATTGGGCAAGTACAATTCGGTGCCATCGGACTTGACCCGATCAATCATCTCGTACTTGTACGAGTTTGGGAGCTGACCTTCATATAATTCTTCGCGGAGGTCCCTTCCTGGGTATCCAATAGCCATATTATGCAAATCACCACCCAACGTCAGATACGTGGCAATCGTCAACGCATAAATGCTTCGGTATAAGTTTCTTAACACCGAAAGTGACGAGTCTCTCCATTTGCTCAAGAGCTGGGCCTTTTGGTCATTGGACATCTCGGTAATTAAAGTGGTGGATCCAGTCAACACTGGTGCCGCAAGTCTTGATGATAACAACGACATCAACATCACAAACTTTTTGCTGGAATCAATTCCACTGCCATTGACCTTCAGGCagatttcttccttgaatCCAGGGACTTTACTGGGTATCAAATTACAGTACTCTTCTAATCTTTCCATTGGGAAGGTAGAAGGAAGCTTGTGTCTGATCTCTTCTGGGTCAATCTTACCTATTAAGGCATCTGATAAGGCAAGCAATGGCCCcaattgatgattttgCACTTCGTTTTGCAGCATGTCGAACTAAAAGTGTTTTCTTAATAAATGAGAGGAAATGGGGGGATTATATATTACATTGCATAGTTTAATTTTGTCATCTATGCGGTGCATATGATTTCCTGGTACATAAAAAAAATCTGTGCATGCGAAAGGCGAGAGGCTGCATCGGCATCGCCCCTTCTTCGACACCTTTAGGTAGGGACAATGGCAGTTGTTCAGATTATGTTAGATATGCCGTGTCACTGTTGCAGGGTAAAATAGCCGCTGGTTTTAGAAAAAAAATACCCTTATTATGAAGGAGTTCAGTTTATGTTGGCTTCCTTCTCcaggttcttcttcaaatgcGGAGCGTGAAGAGTCTTCTGAAAATGGAAAAAGCATTTGCGACATGGAGATGGAAGCTGATTTCTGAGCAAAAAGAAACGGAATTACAGAACAGGTAAGCATCTGTTTGTTATCTGAGGCGATCAACATACATCGTGCATAAATATAACTTTTTATTTATTACCTTTTATTTTATGCTATACAATTAGTCAACGGGTGTGGACTCAAGATCATCGTCTTGGTCATCACTGTCTTCCCATTGTTCgacatcaacatcttccATGTCGACATCTTCAACCTCGTGGTTGGGCACTATCTCCAATCCTTTGTGGCCCAACCTGATCCTAGCCACTTCCTTGTCGCGGATCTGGCCCTTCAATAAGTAGACGGCTAATTTGTTTAAGATCTCCAGTTGGATTAACCGGTTCAATGGTCTGGCACCAAGATCAGAAGAGTATCCATTTTTGCACAAGTAGTCCAAAGCAGCATCATCGATGTCCAATGTTAACTGCTTGCTGTTCGCAGCAAATCTTTCTTGGATTTCCTTCAATCTGATTCTGACAATCTTAGCAATGGCCTTCTTCGACAATCTGTTAAAGATCACAGTGCTGGAGATTCTGTTCAAGAATTCGGGTCTGAAGTGGCTTCTTACAGCGGTCATTACCAACTCTTTGGTCAGCTCGTCGATCTTGGATCCCCTGGATGCATTGATATATTCAGCTCCCAAGTTGGATGTCATGATCACAATTGCATTAGAACAATTAACCAACTTACCTTGAGATGAGGTGATTCTACCATCATCCAACATCTGTAACAAAACTGTCAATACTTCTGGAGCTGCCTTTTCCACCTCATCGAACAAAATGACAGAATATGGCCGACGTAATAATGGTTCTGTTAAGATACCACCTTCTTCGTATCCCACATAACCAGGAGCTGCCCCCAACAATTTAGAGGCGGACCACTTGTCCCCTAGTTCTGAACAGTCGATTCTTAAAATGGCTCTCTCGTCTGCAAATAAGAAACCGGCAACTTTTTTAGCCAACTCGGTTTTACCAGATCCTGATAATCCCAAAAACATAAATGAGGCTGGTTGGTTGGGATTGGCCAACCCGGATCTCTGTAATCTGATGGCATTAGATACTGCCTTGACAGCATCACTTTGACCTACCACGGCTGAGCTCAACTCCTTCTCCATGTTGATAAGCTTAGAGTTTTCTGCTTGAGTCAACTTTGTAACTGGAATACCCGTCAATCTTGCGGCCGTCTCAGCAACTTGTTCAGTTCCCACCACATTTCTTAAAAGACTGTCAGCACCTACACTTTGTTCCTCTTCCTGAACTTTGACTTCCAATACCTGGATTTGTTTCTCAATGTCGGGAATAGCAAAATATCTCAAGTCAGCAGCAGTGGCAGTATCATGTCTTCTTTCGGCATCTTGAGCCTTGATCTCTAATTCGTCCAACCTACGTTTGGCCGCGATCAATTGTTCATGGCCAGCACGTTCTTGTTGGAATCTTTCTCTCAATGGAGccaatttctcttcaatttcttcttgctttCTCCGGGCAAGTTTAAGCCTGTCCTTCGAATCTTCATCGGCCTCCACATCTCTTTCCAAAGCGTTGATCTCGACTTCAACCAAATGCAATTGTCTTTCCAAATTGTCCAATTCTTCGGGTTTGGAGTCTCTTGCAACTGCCACAGTTGCAGCGGTTTCGTCAATCAAATCGACTGCCGAATCTGGTAAGCTTCTGTAAGTCAAGTATCTGGATGCTAATTGGGCAGCTGCCACCAAGGCACTGTCCAAAATACGAACACCATGATGGATTTCGTATCTTGGTTGCAAACCTCTTAATATTGCGATCGTTTCATTGACAGTAGCAGCAGGAACATCGATCTTTTGGAATCTTCTCTCAAAGGCACCGTCCTTGGAAATGTATTTTCTGTATTCAGCAAACGTGGTGGCTCCAATACAATGCAAGGCTCCTCTAGCCAACATTGGTTTCAAAAGATTGGCAGCGTCCAGCTTACCATCGCCCATCAACATATGGATTTCATCGATGAACAAAATAATCATTtcattggacttttcaatttcGTTCAAAACGCCCTTGATTCTCTCT
Above is a window of Yamadazyma tenuis chromosome 1, complete sequence DNA encoding:
- a CDS encoding uncharacterized protein (COG:S; EggNog:ENOG503NUMB), producing the protein MNKDIEKTVTEIRGKFDTSKLSDFITNENAISSNPSVSLGIHIPKWQGPLTIKQFVFGQSNPTYLIIDANNNLSVLRRKPFPNSKLVSKSAHAIEREFFIINGINTLNERSSKKVPVPDTYFLCEDESIIGYVFYVMEYVEGASIKNPDMGDLAPAKKDQLWNSIMDTITAIHSLDADKLIESLPEKHFPQFKKPKSVTGSSASYFERQMKTLAGVSKKQGETVEPIPHFDVITQYILKNAPKDPVKKMLIHGDCKIDNFLFDKQLNKVIAVLDWELCTFGHPLFDLANFLQPFQIPNELNALFFAPLETDVGKENSASLQLIQDKLKLYKQKLGFVWDPNDPSNDPVKKWQVGFLFGLVRLSVISQGIAMRIKKGSASSANAAGFGSLYPYLAELVFGDIRPPKL
- the DSS4 gene encoding Guanine nucleotide dissociation stimulator for Sec4p (COG:T,U; EggNog:ENOG503P5YG), with the translated sequence MNFEQAREGTGSVKCPFPNCDTKIISYTEPLRESVVQIPSAPEMVNLEKTPSSSKFFRISDMWDFDNIGVSRPLEQYTDFKIDSQTFDIERILICSECDKGPIGFAGHFNHDTEKSPNTLTYFLSCNSMVYSGQ
- a CDS encoding uncharacterized protein (COG:E; EggNog:ENOG503NUKJ; CAZy:AA3), which encodes MSQNEVQNHQLGPLLALSDALIGKIDPEEIRHKLPSTFPMERLEEYCNLIPSKVPGFKEEICSKVNGSGIDSSKKFVMLMSLLSSRLAAPVLTGSTTLITEMSNDQKAQLLSKWRDSSLSVLRNLYRSIYALTIATYSTLGGDLHNMAIGYPGRDLREELYEGQLPNSYKYEMIDRVKSDGTELYLPNIDALIIGSGAGAGVVAHTLQTEGYNCLVLEKAKYYDFSEFVFDDAEGLKKLYENSGAFSTKTQELFLLAGSSFGGGTTVNWSASLKTPFKVRKEWYDDFGVDFFAQEDYDTCMDYVFKQMGVSNENLNHSHSNQLIMDSTERLGYQSSLIGQNTGLHKNHDCGFCYLGCKYGIKQGSQACWLRDAAEKGCKFLDQVRVIKIIHKHGKATAALCLDKTTGFRFTIKGPKKFIVSGGTLNTPLVLKDSGFKNKNIGSNLKLHPVTCTIGFHPKEVNMEAFHHPIMTAVSTEVADLDGKHHGPRIESVLHAPFMEASFMPWYDSDQLRTDLLKYNQTSAMLVITRDVGSGKVYSDPRQPEKVLVDYTMNKFDVNALLEGFLVAADMLYMDGVIEIKSSQSWTPQFKSTKPKHERKITDKDYVEWRKAVKKVGFSSFGPAYGSAHQMSSCRMSGKGPKQGAVDQKGRLFECKNIIVADASVFPTASGANPMVTTMSIARHIALDLVADMKNLQKL
- a CDS encoding uncharacterized protein (EggNog:ENOG503NXN8; COG:O); translation: MDETQFTDNALRIINNASQLAKENAHSQLTPLHFLAAMVPTDDENSVPYLKTLIQKSRYEWGDFERAVNKHLVRMPSQNPPPDDIRPSYQTGQVLQNATKIKAQQKDNYIAQDHLLLALLEDSSIKDILKECGIKPDVIKTQAIELRGNQRIDSRQADSSSSFEFLNKYCEDLTEKAREGKIDPVIGREEEIRRVIRVLARRTKSNSVLIGEAGVGKTSIVEGVAQRIIDGDVPNVLANSRLFALDLGALTAGAKYKGEFEERIKGVLNEIEKSNEMIILFIDEIHMLMGDGKSDAANLLKPMLARGALHCIGATTFAEYRKYISKDGAFERRFQKIDVPAATVNETIAILRGLQPRYEIHHGVRILDSALVAAAQLASRYLTYRSLPDSAVDLIDETAATVAVARDSKPEELDNLERQLHLVEVEINALERDVEADEDSKDRLKLARRKQEEIEEKLAPLRERFQQERAGHEQLIAAKRRLDELEIKAQDAERRHDTATAADLRYFAIPDIEKQIQVLEVKVQEEEQSVGADSLLRNVVGTEQVAETAARLTGIPVTKLTQAENSKLINMEKELSSAVVGQSDAVKAVSNAIRLQRSGLANPNQPASFMFLGLSGSGKTELAKKVAGFLFADERAILRIDCSELGDKWSASKLLGAAPGYVGYEEGGILTEPLLRRPYSVILFDEVEKAAPEVLTVLLQMLDDGRITSSQGKLVNCSNAIVIMTSNLGAEYINASRGSKIDESTKELVMTAVRSHFRPEFLNRISSTVIFNRLSKKAIAKIVRIRLKEIQERFAANSKQLTLDIDDAALDYLCKNGYSSDLGARPLNRLIQSEILNKLAVYLLKGQIRDKEVARIRLGHKGLEIVPNHEVEDVDMEDVDVEQWEDSDDQDDDLESTPVD